In Eriocheir sinensis breed Jianghai 21 chromosome 30, ASM2467909v1, whole genome shotgun sequence, the following are encoded in one genomic region:
- the LOC127005421 gene encoding phosphopentomutase-like — protein MCEMTFDTGNPALNKLVEEWLKRDKNEKTREELKDLVAQGEIGEVERLLGSRMVFGTAGLRGRMGTGYAQMNDLVIIQTSQGLGKYLVKVNPEAKNKGIVIGHDSRHNSHRFARLAAAAFLSAGVPVFLYSKIVPTPFVPFGVLQLGAAAGVMVTASHNPKEDNGYKVYWGNGAQIIPPHDSGIQQSIEENLEPWEDAWDTEKATADPRLSDPLKEMSGKYFAKLSASMLDKEMNAASPINFTVTAMHGVSHDYMVEAFRICGFKPMIPVKEQMVPDPEFPTVKFPNPEEGKSALDLSFKTANENDSTVILANDPDADRLAVAEKQPSGQWKVFTGNEEGALLGWWNWQRCRRLSPHIPPKDCYMVASTVSSKILRAIANKEGFNFVETLTGFKWMGNVSHDLIQKGKTVLFAFEEAIGFMNGSEVLDKDGVSAAMYLAELATHLAKENMTLTDKLQDIYKTYGYHVSNNSYYICHDQNIISCMFERMRNFSGNSKYPKRVGSDRFPITAVRDLTTGYDSSQPDQRAVLPVSSSSQMITFSFDNGCVLTLRTSGTEPKIKYYSEMCATPEQSDWTALEVELDELVTCVVEELMQPTKNELIPKAD, from the exons ATGTGCGAGATGACCTTTGACACGGGGAATCCTGCCCTCAATAAGCTGGTGGAGGAGTGGCTCAAGCGGGACAAG AATGAGAAGACCCGCGAGGAACTCAAGGACCTCGTGGCTCAGGGCGAGATCGGGGAGGTGGAGCGACTCTTGGGAAGCCGCATGGTCTTCGGCACGGCGGGGCTTCGAGGGCGTATGGGAACAGGCTATGCCCAGATGAACGACCTCGTGATTATCCAGACCtcgcag GGCCTCGGCAAGTACCTAGTGAAGGTGAACCCGGAAGCCAAGAACAAGGGCATCGTGATAGGCCATGACAGCCGGCACAACAGTCACAG gtTTGCCCGGCTAGCAGCGGCGGCCTTCCTCAGCGCTGGGGTGCCCGTGTTCCTCTACAGCAAGATCGTGCCCACCCCCTTCGTGCCCTTCGGAGTGCTGCAGCTCGGGGCGGCCGCGGGGGTCATGGTCACTGCCTCCCACAACCCCAAGGAGGACAATGGCTATAAGGTCTACTGGGGGAATGGTGCGCAG ATCATCCCTCCACACGACAGCGGAATCCAGCAAAGCATCGAGGAGAACCTGGAGCCCTGGGAGGATGCCTGGGACACGGAGAAGGCCACAGCAGACCCCAGGCTTAGCGATCCCCTCAAGGAGATGTCGGGGAAATACTTCGCCAAGCTCTCGGCCTCCATGCTGGACAAGGAGATGAACGCAGCCTCACCGATCAACTTCACCGTCACGGCCATGCACGGCGTCTCGCATGACTATATGGTGGAGGCCTTCAGGATATGTGGGTttaag CCAATGATCCCGGTGAAGGAGCAGATGGTTCCCGACCCAGAATTCCCGACCGTCAAATTCCCCAACCCAGAGGAGGGGAAGAGCGCCCTGGACCTCTCCTTCAAGACGGCGAATGAGAACGACTCCACCGTGATTCTGGCCAACGATCCGGACGCTGACAGACTGGCGGTGGCCGAGAAGCAGCCCAG CGGCCAGTGGAAGGTGTTCACAGGCAACGAGGAGGGTGCGCTGCTGGGCTGGTGGAACTGGCAGCGCTGCCGTCGCCTCTCCCCGCACATCCCCCCCAAGGACTGTTACATGGTGGCCTCGACTGTCTCCTCCAAGATCCTGAGGGCCATCGCCAACAAGGAGGGTTTCAATTTTGTG GAGACGCTGACGGGCTTCAAGTGGATGGGCAACGTGTCCCATGACCTGATACAGAAGGGCAAGACCGTCCTGTTTGCCTTTGAGGAGGCCATCGGGTTCATGAATGGCTCGGAG gtGTTGGACAAGGATGGGGTGTCGGCAGCAATGTACCTTGCTGAGCTGGCGACGCACCTGGCCAAGGAGAACATGACCCTCACCGACAAGCTACAGGACATATACAAGAC GTACGGTTATCATGTCAGCAACAACTCCTACTACATCTGCCACGACCAGAACATCATCTCCTGTATGTTCGAGCGGATGAGGAACTTCTCCGGCAACAGCAAA TACCCGAAGAGAGTGGGTAGCGACCGGTTCCCAATAACAGCGGTGCGGGACCTTACAACGGGGTATGACTCGTCTCAGCCCGACCAGCGTGCCGTCCTGCCCGTGTCCAGCTCCAGCCAGATGATCACCTTCTCCTTCGACAACGGCTGCGTGCTGACCCTCCGGACCAGCGGCACCGAGCCCAAAATCAAATACTACTCAGAGATGTGCGCCACCCCAGAGCAGAG TGACTGGACAGCTCTCGAGGTTGAACTTGACGAACTGGTGACCTGCGTGGTTGAGGAACTGATGCAGCCGACCAAGAATGAGCTGATTCCTAAGGCTGACTAA